In Excalfactoria chinensis isolate bCotChi1 chromosome 3, bCotChi1.hap2, whole genome shotgun sequence, one DNA window encodes the following:
- the HIVEP2 gene encoding transcription factor HIVEP2, whose translation MPIDYCVESSKEKEKSVNLQQLWKNGSNKTLKSTALDTLHESAQLSSELALKTLCNKMDSGDTAIGQKATSGSGETAKVPSRWRQEHSAVIKMSTFGNQEIQRQPQIDHEQIGNTASAQLFSSGKLVSSNEAAQQVTEKQYPQHRPTPYSCQHSLSFPQHSLPQGFLHNIKPHQSLEGPPWQFPSHLQSVASEDLFPFHMHSHSGGFSRKKISSLNPAYSQYSQKSLEQSEDAHKKEHKPKKPGKYICPYCNRACAKPSVLKKHIRSHTGERPYPCVPCGFSFKTKSNLYKHRKSHAHAIKAGLVPFTESAVSKLDLDASYIDVEAEIHSDGEQSTDTDEETSLLMEGSEKLSPVPQLPLDMASRSSFHSSMEESLVGPMKVPILIIPKSGIQLPSESSPYIGSDMLQNPSLSTKADDSHTVKQRLALRLSEKKGQDSEQSLNLLSPHSKGSTDSGYFSRSESAEQQISPPNTNAKSYEEIIFGKFYRINQRTALTVATTNQEHSLIGRKGKAEPLPLLNNRLDIKMLEEHISQLTPNKEELIDSSNLSTIKSAQVYPSRNTESRQSQNATSPIKSESNLYQASQQGEVPVLLEPPVDSSPLIRSNSMPTSSANNLSIPPSLRGSHSFDEKMTGSDDVFYPGTVGISHQRMLRRQAAFELPSVQEGHSDSDYHGRPGKNIIISSSRQIAGDKGSSSKEKKVGDKTFYDYDASGKHYRKWEEFEAQKQNYRDSPSLGGINKGGEYFIDPLGQSQAMPSMLGTFENRKRRKEESVGDEEDSPMLCSSTTSSTAGIQPLDFDPKSQIQDVPRSGFSLQGLDNSAHCHAERFDMCRPYLQSGSPAASLEDSTLTAEQEKTAESLTRKPPGNVISVIQHTNSLSRPNSFERSESTEHIACQQDKIYSPSETCENEICESPMSPDRAPQTENTDTNKPSPSQQPQSYHMQPRLVRQHNIQVPEIRVTEEPDKPEKDKEVQNKEQERPTEEFQWPQRSETLSQLPAEKLPPKKKRLRLADMEHSSGDSSFESTGTSLSRSPSQESNLSHSSSFSMSFEREENVKFITPPKQDEFGKQSEFLTVPAGAYSLSVPGHHHQREMRRCSSEQMPCPHTAEIPEIRSKSFDYGNLSHASSAGTPTTALSPSRERKKCFLVRQASFSGFPEISQTDQSTEQSIKQEQMEHAQAGLRSSQLAWHHLPSSVLQPIQVDDSGKQAVGSCAQLANSSSHIAQQQALLADSPEMLRTPLIQQAPYLSNKHPSEQQQLFAHQENVPFPSIHSTLFQFPYPTVCMVHLPPSQQPVLWQSCTEPLHFQHHFVQQLQKSYVKQPFQTDIPPSYHLEHAPELIGKKPADYVHAKEQAYQHYSGTSGQYSKITLAKYQSEHSIKPTDTSSEQHLQTDFDSPGDRSVQPLPGTVVPVRIQTHVPSYGSVMYTSISQILGQSNSPAIVICKVDETVSQRTLVTSATMHGIGFNIAQMLGQHGGLEKYPLWKVPQTLSLGLESSIPLCLTSSSDMASTLGGSKRMLSPASSLELFMETKQQKRVKEEKMYGQIVEELSAVELTNSDIKKDFPRMQKPQLVRQSCATEPKESLPSVSSSSPLSSSSSQDFPPVSVPTTDAFPLSREKLSSFDSTSPGQKSSGPSEGRESPEELDVDETASDMSMSPQRSSLPPGEIQTEDQLKHPKLPLGMLVQMTSSSSGKVTGSTILLTDVADFQQILQFPSLRTTTTVSWCFLNYTKPNYIQQPTLKSSVYASWCISSCNPNPSGLSTKTTLALLRSKQKNTTEIYTLAAMHRPGAGKLTSSSAWKQLAQMKHEPFFLFGSKLEKKVVGNIIKERVKGDIHGDKDVTSKQTEPIRIKIFEGGYKSNEDYVYVRGRGRGKYICEECGIRCKKPSMLKKHIRTHTDVRPYVCKLCNFAFKTKGNLTKHMKSKAHMKKCLELGVSMTSVDDAETEEAENMEDMQQEAEKSSNLAGLSAEHQFSDAEESDGEDGDDNDEDDEDEDDFDDTQGDSTPKTRSRSTSPQPPQFSSLSVNSAGASQGASPEGSLSVGHSSLISYLVTLPSIQVTQLVTSSDSCEDSQMTEYQRFFQSKSIDSEPDKDRLDIPSCMDEDCVLSLDPNSSPRDLSPSSQQSSPGYDSSPYRDNSPKRYLMPKGDLSPRRHLSPRRDISPMRHLSPRKEAVLRRELSPRRDVSPRRHLSPRRPMSPGKDASVRRDLSPRRERRYMASVRATSPRRGLYHNPALSMGQYLQSESIPVGHSRKGLSQGPYLGLYGEKGAMEHHRPSLFPEGSSDYVFSHLPLHSQQQIRAPIPMMPIGGIQMVHSLPAALSGLHAPSTLALQREGSEEKQRGPTETLTQESRGVPRHHEKRTSLHSLHPTTPSSTSSSPLLLLTQSTSEDNIIATEREQEENIQTCTKAIASLRIATEEAALHGAEQPQRPSEPHQKPSESAHFSIKHFSGSEPGQACASATHPDLHGGEQDSFGTSQTALAHPTFYSKSFVDIRQLGFHSRSEPPSSTQERQDLSSEKSKPH comes from the exons ATGCCTATAGACTACTGCGTAGAAAGttccaaagagaaagaaaagtctgTGAACTTGCAACAGCTCTGGAAAAATGGGAGCAACAAGACTTTAAAAAGTACAGCTTTGGACACACTCCATGAGTCTGCACAGCTTTCAAGTGAACTAGCACTTAAGACCTTGTGTAACAAAATGGACTCTGGGGACACAGCTATAGGGCAAAAAGCTACCTCAGGGTCTGGAGAAACTGCTAAAGTACCAAGTAGATGGAGGCAAGAACATTCAGCTGTTATTAAGATGAGCACTTTTGGCAATCAAGAAATACAGAGGCAACCACAAATAGATCACGAGCAAATTGGAAACACAGCATCAGCACAACTTTTTAGTTCTGGGAAACTGGTATCATCAAATGAAGCTGCACAGCAAGTCACGGAGAAGCAATATCCACAGCATCGTCCAACTCCTTACTCATGTCAACATTCACTTTCTTTCCCACAGCATTCATTGCCACAAGGTTTCTTGCACAACATAAAGCCACATCAGAGCTTGGAAGGCCCTCCGTGGCAGTTTCCTAGCCACTTGCAATCAGTTGCCTCAGAGgacttatttccttttcatatgCATAGCCATAGTGGAGGTTTCTCCAGGAAGAAGATTTCCAGTTTAAACCCTGCCTACAGCCAGTATTCACAGAAATCTTTAGAACAATCAGAAGACGCTCACAAGAAGGAGCACAAACCCAAAAAACCTGGCAAGTACATTTGTCCTTACTGTAACAGGGCTTGTGCCAAACCTAGTGTACTTAAAAAGCATATTAGATCTCATACCGGGGAACGACCATACCCTTGTGTTCCTTGTGGTTTCTCCTTCAAGACAAAGAGCAACCTCTACAAGCACAGAAAGTCACATGCCCATGCAATTAAAGCAGGGTTGGTACCTTTCACAGAGTCAGCAGTCTCTAAGTTGGATCTAGATGCCAGTTACATTGATGTGGAAGCTGAAATACATTCAGATGgtgagcagagcacagacacTGATGAGGAGACCTCACTCCTAATGGAAGGGTCTGAAAAACTGAGCCCCGTCCCACAGCTCCCCCTGGACATGGCTAGTAGGAGCAGTTTTCACTCCTCCATGGAAGAGTCCTTGGTGGGGCCAATGAAAGTGCCCATTTTGATTATCCCTAAGAGTGGAATTCAGTTGCCCAGTGAGAGTTCACCTTATATTGGCTCTGATATGTTGCAAAACCCATCCTTAAGTACTAAGGCTGATGACTCTCACACAGTTAAACAGCGACTTGCACTAAGACTGTCAGAGAAAAAAGGGCAAGATTCTGAGCAGTCGTTAAACCTCCTTAGCCCACACAGTAAAGGAAGCACTGACTCGGGTTACTTTTCCCGCTCAGAAAGTGCTGAGCAGCAAATAAGCCCACCAAATACCAATGCAAAGTCTTATGAAGAGATCATCTTTGGGAAGTTTTATAGGATTAATCAAAGAACAGCACTAACAGTTGCCACAACAAATCAGGAACACAGTTTAATAGGTAGAAAGGGCAAAGCAGAGCCATTACCTCTCTTAAATAACAGATTGGATATAAAGATGCTCGAGGAACATATTTCTCAGCTGACTCCAAATAAAGAAGAACTCATTGACTCCAGTAATTTGAGCACTATTAAATCTGCACAAGTTTATCcaagcagaaatacagaatctAGACAATCCCAGAATGCCACGTCCCCCATCAAAAGTGAATCCAACCTGTACCAAGCCAGTCAGCAGGGTGAGGTGCCTGTCCTTCTTGAACCCCCGGTAGATTCTTCTCCTCTTATCCGAAGTAACTCCATGCCAACCTCCTCTGCAAACAACTTAAGTATTCCCCCATCTTTGAGAGGAAGCCATTCATTTGATGAGAAGATGACTGGCTCTGATGATGTATTTTACCCTGGCACAGTGGGAATATCCCACCAAAGAATGTTGAGAAGACAGGCTGCCTTTGAACTTCCCTCTGTGCAGGAGGGGCACTCAGATTCAGATTATCATGGAAGACCagggaaaaatataattatatcTTCCAGTAGACAAATAGCAGGTGACAAAGGATCATcctcaaaagagaagaaagtgggAGACAAGACCTTCTATGACTATGATGCCAGTGGAAAGCACTACAGAAAATGGGAAGAATTTGAAGCTCAGAAGCAGAACTACAGGGACTCTCCATCCTTAGGTGGAATAAACAAGGGGGGAGAATACTTCATTGATCCACTTGGACAATCTCAGGCGATGCCATCCATGCTTGGaacttttgaaaacagaaagcgCAGGAAAGAGGAGAGTGTTGGAGATGAAGAGGACAGTCCCATGCTTTGCAGCAGTACGActagcagcactgcaggaattCAGCCTTTGGACTTTGATCCCAAATCCCAAATTCAGGATGTGCCAAGGAGTGGATTTTCCCTTCAAGGTCTGGACAATTCTGCCCATTGCCATGCAGAACGTTTTGACATGTGCAGGCCTTACCTGCAGTCTGGAAGTCCAGCAGCTTCTCTGGAAGACTCAACCTTAACTGCAGAGCAAGAAAAGACTGCAGAATCACTGACTAGAAAGCCCCCTGGAAATGTCATTTCTGTCATTCAGCACACAAATTCGTTGAGCAGGCCGAACTCATTTGAAAGGTCTGAGTCTACAGAACATATTGCATGCCAGCAGGATAAGATCTATTCACCATCTGAAACATGTGAGAATGAGATTTGTGAGTCCCCAATGAGCCCAGACCGAGCTccacaaacagaaaatactgacaCCAATAAACCGTCAccatcccagcagccccagtCATACCATATGCAGCCCAGGCTGGTTCGCCAGCACAACATACAGGTACCTGAAATTCGTGTCACAGAGGAGCCAGATAAGCCTGAGAAAGATAAAGAAGTGCAGAACAAAGAGCAGGAGAGACCAACTGAAGAATTCCAGTGGCCTCAGAGAAGTGAAACCCTTTCTCAACTGCCAGCTGAAAAGCTCCCACCCAAAAAGAAGCGTTTACGACTGGCTGACATGGAGCACTCTTCTGGAGATTCCAGTTTTGAATCCACTGGTACAAGCCTTTCTCGCAGCCCTAGCCAGGAAAGTAATTTGTCCCACAGTTCAAGTTTTTCGATGTcctttgaaagagaagaaaatgtgaagttCATCACACCTCCCAAACAAGATGAGTTTGGAAAACAGTCTGAGTTTTTAACAGTTCCAGCTGGTGCTTACTCACTTTCCGTCCCTGGGCATCACCATCAGAGGGAAATGAGACGTTGCTCATCTGAACAGATGCCCTGTCCTCACACTGCTGAAATCCCTGAGATTCGAAGTAAATCCTTTGATTATGGGAACCTCTCTCATGCCTCTTCAGCTGGGACACCAACTACTGCTCTGTCTCCAtcaagggaaaggaagaaatgcttcttgGTTCGCCAGGCTTCCTTTAGTGGTTTCCCAGAAATTTCCCAGACTGAtcagagcacagaacaaagTATAAAGCAGGAGCAGATGGAACATGCACAGGCTGGTCTTCGCTCTTCCCAGCTTGCGTGGCATCACTTGCCTTCCTCTGTACTTCAGCCCATTCAGGTGGATGACTCTGGAAAACAGGCTGTTGGCTCCTGTGCTCAGCTTGCTAATAGCTCATCCCACATTGCCCAGCAACAGGCTCTTCTTGCAGATAGTCCAGAAATGTTAAGGACTCCTTTGATCCAACAAGCACCTTATCTTTCTAACAAACACCCATCAGAGCAACAGCAGCTATTTGCACATCAGGAAAATGTCCCATTTCCCTCTATTCATAGCACCTTGTTTCAGTTTCCATATCCAACTGTCTGCATGGTTCATTTACCACCTTCTCAGCAGCCAGTTTTATGGCAGTCATGCACAGAACCTCTGCACTTCCAGCATCATTTTGTACAACAGCTACAGAAATCTTACGTCAAGCAACCTTTCCAAACAGACATTCCTCCAAGTTACCACCTGGAACATGCTCCAGAGCTTATTGGAAAGAAACCAGCTGATTATGTGCATGCTAAAGAGCAAGCGTACCAGCATTACTCAGGAACATCTGGGCAGTATTCAAAAATTACTCTTGCTAAGTACCAGTCAGAACACAGCATTAAACCAACAGATACCTCCTCTGAACAGCATCTTCAGACAGATTTTGACTCCCCAGGTGACAGATCTGTACAACCTTTGCCAGGAACAGTTGTTCCCGTCAGGATTCAAACCCATGTGCCGTCTTATGGTAGCGTCATGTACACAAGCATTTCTCAGATCCTTGGACAGAGCAACAGTCCTGCAATTGTAATTTGTAAAGTTGATGAGACTGTTTCTCAAAGAACATTGGTAACTAGTGCAACAATGCATGGAATTGGATTTAACATAGCTCAGATGTTAGGTCAACATGGAGGGCTAGAAAAATATCCTTTGTGGAAAGTGCCACAGACACTATCACTTGGACTGGAGTCCTCAATTCCTCTCTGTTTAACTTCTAGTTCTGACATGGCTTCTACCTTGGGTGGAAGCAAACGAATGCTTTCACCTGCCAGCAGCTTGGAGCTCTTCATGGAGaccaagcagcagaagagagtcaaagaagaaaagatgtatGGGCAGATAGTTGAAGAGCTAAGTGCAGTTGAGTTAACTAACTCAGATATAAAGAAAGATTTTCCAAGAATGCAGAAGCCTCAACTAgtaaggcagagctgtgctacTGAGCCAAAAGAAAGTCTGCCATCCGTGTCGTCCTCTTCACCACTGTCGTCCTCTTCATCTCAAGATTTCCCACCTGTCAGTGTGCCAACAACTGATGCTTTCCCACTAAGCAGAGAGAAACTTTCTAGTTTTGATTCCACATCACCAGGACAGAAATCCAGTGGCCCCTCTGAAGGAAGAGAATCTCCAGAAGAGCTGGATGTTGATGAAACAGCCTCAGATATGAGCATGAGTCCACAGAGGTCTTCATTGCCACCAGGAGAAATTCAGACAGAAGACCAACTGAAACATCCAAAATTGCCTCTTGGGATGCTAGTCCAGATGACATCCAGTAGCAGTGGGAAAGTCACGGGCTCAACTATTCTCCTGACAGATGTAGCAGATTTTCAGCAGATCCTTCAGTTCCCAAGTCTGCGCACTACTACTACTGTAAGCTGGTGTTTCTTAAACTATACAAAACCCAATTACATTCAGCAACCAACTCTCAAATCTTCTGTTTACGCTTCATGGTGTATAAGTTCCTGTAACCCAAATCCATCTGGGCTGAGTACAAAGACCACATTAGCACTTTTAAGGTCcaagcaaaaaaacaccacGGAAATCTACACCCTGGCTGCTATGCATAGACCTGGAGCTGGTAAACTGACATCATCAAGTGCATGGAAGCAACTTGCTCAG ATGAAACATGAGCCATTCTTCTTGTTTGGCAGCAAGCTTGAGAAGAAAGTAGTGGGGAATATTataaaagaaagagtaaaagGAGACATTCATGGAGATAAAGATGTTACATCCAAACAAACTGAGCCGATACGAATTAAAATCTTTGAAGGAGG ATATAAATCAAATGAGGATTATGTCTATGTCAGAGGACGTGGCCGAGGAAAGTATATTTGTGAAGAATGTGGAATTCGCTGCAAAAAGCCAAGCATGCTCAAAAAACATATCCGCACTCATACTGACGTCCGGCCTTATGTATGCAAGTTGTGCAATTTTGCCTTCAAAACTAAAG GAAATCTGACAAAACATATGAAGTCTAAAGCACACATGAAAAAATGCCTGGAGCTTGGAGTATCAATGACATCTGTAGACGATGCTGAAACTGAAGAAGCAG aaaacatggaggacatgcagcaggaggcagagaagAGTAGCAACCTGGCAGGCCTGTCAGCAGAGCATCAGTTTTCTGATGCAGAGGAGTCAGATGGTGAGGATGGTGATGACaatgatgaagatgatgaagatgaggatgaCTTTGATGATACTCAGGGAGACTCAACACCAAAAACCAGATCAAGAAGCACTAGCCCTCAGCCCCCTCAGTTCTCCTCCCTGTCAGTGAACTCAGCTGGGGCATCGCAGGGGGCTTCCCCCGAGGGCTCCCTTTCTGTGGGACACTCCTCCCTCATCAGTTACTTGGTCACTTTACCTAGCATTCAGGTTACTCAGCTTGTAACATCAAGCGACTCCTGTGAAGACTCACAGATGACAGAATACCAGAGGTTTTTCCAGAGTAAGAGCATCGATTCAGAGCCCGACAAGGACAGGTTGGACATACCTAGCTGCATGGATGAGGACTGCGTGCTTTCCTTAGACCCCAATTCATCTCCAAGGGACCTCTCACCTTCCAGTCAGCAGTCGTCCCCTGGCTATGATTCTTCACCATATAGAGATAACTCACCAAAGAGGTATTTAATGCCAAAAGGAGATTTGTCACCCAGAAGGCATTTGTCACCCCGGAGAGATATTTCACCCATGAGGCACCTTTCTCCACGGAaggaggctgtgctgaggaGAGAGTTATCACCAAGACGGGACGTTTCACCAAGACGTCACCTATCACCAAGGAGACCAATGTCACCAGGGAAAGATGCGTCTGTTAGAAGAGATTTGTCCCCTAGGCGAGAGAGGAGATACATGGCCTCGGTTAGAGCAACATCTCCCAGGAGGGGCTTATACCATAATCCAGCGCTGTCTATGGGTCAATATTTGCAGTCTGAATCTATTCCAGTGGGGCATTCA AGGAAGGGGTTGTCTCAGGGGCCTTACTTGGGCTTGTATGGAGAAAAAGGAGCTATGGAGCACCACAGGCCTAGCCTGTTCCCTGAAGGTTCGAGCGACTATGTCTTCAGCCACCTCCCACTACACTCCCAGCAGCAGATCCGAGCACCCATCCCCATGATGCCAATCGGGGGCATCCAGATGGTCCACTCACTACCTGCAGCCCTTTCAGGTTTACATGCTCCGTCCACTCTGGCCCTGCAGAGGGAGGGCTCTGAGGAGAAGCAAAGAGGACCGACAGAAACCCTCACTCAAGAGTCACGCGGTGTTCCCAGGCACCACGAGAAGCGTACCTCTCTGCACAGCTTGCACCCCACCACTCCCTCCAGCACGTCCTCCTCCCCGTTGCTGTTGCTGACACAGAGCACTTCCGAGGACAATATAATAGCGACggagagggagcaggaggagaacATACAGACTTGTACGAAAGCCATAGCCTCCCTGCGAATCGCCACAGAAGAAGCTGCTCTGCATGGGGCGGAGCAGCCGCAGAGGCCTTCTGAGCCTCACCAGAAACCCTCAGAAAGTGCACATTTTAGCATTAAACACTTTAGTGGATCTGAGCCGGGCCAGGCCTGTGCCTCAGCCACCCATCCTGACTTGCACGGTGGTGAACAGGACAGTTTTGGTACATCACAGACTGCGCTAGCCCATCCCACCTTTTACAGCAAGAGCTTTGTGGACATTCGACAGCTGGGCTTTCACAGCAGGAGTGAGCCCCCATCAAGCACACAGGAAAGACAAGATCTGTCGTCTGAGAAGAGCAAGCCACATTGA